In Candidatus Micrarchaeum acidiphilum ARMAN-2, one DNA window encodes the following:
- a CDS encoding tyrosyl-tRNA synthetase: MDVEKALGLIKRSPTEEILTEDRLAEALNSGQHLRHYIGFEISGFVHLGTGPLSMGKIADLQEAGIKTSVFLADYHTWINKKLGGDMDTIKRIANNYFKESLKVSIRSAGGDPEKTEFILGSELYEKLGRDYFENVLKVSSTMSLSRARRSTTVLGRKEGDDISLSQLIYVPMQAADIYSMKVNIAHAGMDQRKAHVVALESSGAFSYKPIALHQHLLMGMHITEQQRQEVIAARGAGDREKAISTLIDIKMSKSKPQSAIFIHDTEDEIRKKIGEAYCPAAQLEINPLIDMVRYIIWPFLSRTGNSIEIENKKSGSSASFEGIAQFEEAFASGKVHPADLKTAVAEYLISMLEPARKYFSEGQGRKFLEEMNDVKITR; the protein is encoded by the coding sequence ATGGATGTCGAAAAAGCCCTCGGGCTTATAAAAAGAAGTCCTACGGAAGAGATACTCACAGAAGACAGACTGGCCGAGGCTCTGAACTCTGGCCAGCACCTTAGGCACTACATAGGGTTCGAAATATCTGGGTTTGTGCACCTTGGCACGGGGCCGCTGAGCATGGGCAAGATAGCTGACCTGCAGGAAGCCGGAATAAAGACGTCTGTGTTTTTGGCCGACTACCATACATGGATCAACAAGAAACTGGGCGGAGACATGGACACCATAAAGAGAATTGCCAACAACTACTTCAAGGAGTCCCTAAAAGTGTCTATCAGGTCTGCGGGCGGAGACCCGGAAAAGACCGAATTCATTCTCGGGTCTGAGCTCTACGAGAAGCTCGGTCGCGACTACTTCGAAAACGTGCTAAAAGTATCTTCGACGATGTCCCTGTCCAGGGCGCGGCGCAGCACCACAGTGCTTGGCAGGAAGGAGGGCGACGACATCAGCCTGTCGCAGCTGATATACGTTCCGATGCAGGCAGCAGACATATACAGCATGAAGGTCAACATAGCACATGCTGGGATGGACCAGAGAAAGGCGCACGTGGTGGCATTGGAAAGCTCCGGAGCTTTCAGCTACAAGCCGATTGCGCTGCACCAGCATCTTCTTATGGGCATGCACATAACCGAGCAGCAGCGTCAGGAGGTAATCGCGGCAAGAGGTGCGGGCGACAGGGAAAAGGCCATAAGCACCCTGATAGACATCAAGATGTCAAAGTCCAAGCCGCAGAGCGCGATATTCATCCATGACACCGAAGACGAAATACGCAAGAAGATAGGAGAAGCGTACTGCCCGGCGGCGCAGCTGGAGATCAACCCGCTGATAGACATGGTCCGCTACATAATATGGCCGTTCCTTTCAAGGACTGGGAATTCTATAGAAATAGAGAACAAGAAGTCCGGCTCCTCGGCGTCGTTCGAAGGCATCGCCCAATTCGAGGAAGCGTTCGCTTCCGGGAAAGTGCATCCTGCTGACCTCAAGACAGCAGTTGCAGAATACCTGATAAGCATGCTGGAACCTGCAAGGAAATACTTCTCGGAAGGCCAGGGGCGCAAGTTCCTCGAGGAAATGAACGACGTAAAGATAACCAGATAG
- a CDS encoding Mandelate racemase/muconate lactonizing protein, protein MIEKTLKIPLKMALNGIKIDYAQVYALKIPLTEPFNVANFNQVEYRAVVVELHSKDYVGYGEGATSPDVTGETILSEFENTKFILSALAGKNYESIEDLVTRMNGILYSNTTAKTAIDMAVHDIYCKDLGIHITKLVGGAIKPMLTSYTISIESLKDSLREVLEFQKLGVKLIKVKVGTDINSDIEKVKLISENLKGEKFFVDANQGYSISDAVKMGKVLEETNALFFEQPLGRENLTALKELRKKISVPIMLDESIGSPNSVINAILTEAADLINIKLVKAGGIRNAFKALSVAQAYGIDTMVGCMVESKLGVSAALAVASSLSNVKYSDLDGNITIKRQPFEKGFTFEKGANTAMAGYGMAVDKEMKNWK, encoded by the coding sequence ATGATAGAAAAAACGCTCAAGATACCGCTAAAGATGGCGCTAAACGGCATAAAAATCGATTACGCGCAGGTATATGCACTGAAGATTCCTCTTACCGAGCCTTTCAATGTCGCAAACTTCAACCAGGTGGAGTACAGGGCAGTTGTGGTGGAGCTGCATTCCAAGGACTACGTTGGCTACGGCGAAGGCGCGACCTCGCCCGACGTGACAGGAGAAACCATACTCTCCGAATTCGAGAACACAAAATTCATACTTTCTGCTCTTGCAGGCAAGAACTACGAGAGCATAGAAGACCTGGTAACCCGGATGAACGGGATATTATACTCCAACACGACCGCCAAGACGGCCATAGACATGGCGGTGCACGACATATACTGCAAGGACCTCGGCATACACATTACCAAGCTGGTCGGAGGCGCGATAAAGCCGATGCTTACCAGCTACACAATTTCAATAGAGAGCCTCAAGGACAGCCTCAGGGAGGTGCTTGAATTTCAGAAGCTCGGCGTAAAACTGATAAAGGTAAAGGTCGGCACAGACATAAACTCAGACATAGAAAAAGTGAAGCTGATATCGGAGAACCTGAAGGGCGAGAAATTCTTCGTGGACGCCAACCAGGGATACAGCATATCTGATGCAGTAAAGATGGGCAAGGTGCTGGAGGAGACCAACGCCCTCTTTTTCGAGCAGCCGCTGGGCAGGGAGAACCTCACTGCGCTCAAGGAGCTCAGGAAGAAGATCAGCGTGCCCATAATGCTGGACGAGAGCATTGGCTCGCCGAACAGCGTCATCAATGCAATATTGACAGAGGCTGCAGACCTGATAAACATAAAGCTTGTAAAGGCGGGAGGCATCAGGAACGCGTTCAAGGCGCTGTCCGTAGCTCAGGCATACGGCATAGACACTATGGTGGGATGCATGGTGGAGAGCAAGCTCGGGGTCTCGGCTGCGCTTGCCGTGGCGTCTTCGCTGTCTAATGTAAAGTACAGCGACCTTGACGGAAACATAACCATAAAAAGACAGCCGTTCGAGAAGGGATTCACATTTGAGAAGGGCGCAAACACCGCGATGGCCGGATACGGCATGGCTGTGGATAAGGAAATGAAAAACTGGAAATAA